From a region of the Opisthocomus hoazin isolate bOpiHoa1 chromosome 21, bOpiHoa1.hap1, whole genome shotgun sequence genome:
- the FDXR gene encoding NADPH:adrenodoxin oxidoreductase, mitochondrial isoform X1, whose protein sequence is MAGAGVRAPLGRCWAGAVPGCGGAAGGPGGRDPRGIASSPPPGPAGLQRWLSSAGPAPRLCVVGSGPAGFYTAQHLLKHHGGARVDIYEKLPVPFGLVRFGVAPDHPEVKNVINTFTQTARSERCAYYGNVTVGRDVTVAELRQAYHAVVLSYGAEDNRVLGIPGENLSGVYSAREFVGWYNGLPENRDLKPDLSCETALVLGHGNVALDIARILLSPLGLLRKTDITDGSLAALACSKVKRVWLVGRRGPLQVAFTIKELREMINLPGARPVLNPADFTGLENAIKDAPRPRKRLTELMIKTALEKPGEKTTEAQAAAPREWGLKFQRSPQEVLPTADGRRARGVRMALTRLEGSGDSAKAIPTGDVEELECGLVLSSIGYRSLPLDPAVPFDTQRGVVPNSSGRVEGVPGLYCSGWVKRGPTGVIITTMNDSFDTAQSVLEDLQAGVLDLSASREGFGAVESILHSRGVRPVSFSDWEKIDAAEVARGKAAGKPREKIVDPQEMLRLIGH, encoded by the exons ATGGCCGGCGCGGGGGTCCGGGCGCCGCTGGGCCGGTGCTGGGCCGGTGCtgtgccgggctgcgggggggctgcgggcggcccggGAGGCCGCGACCCCCGCGGCATCGCCTCCTctccgccccccggccccgcaggtcTCCAGCGGTGGCTGTCCTCGGCCGGGCCGGCTCCTCGCCTCTGCGTGGTGGGCAGCGGGCCCGCGGGCTTCTACACGGCTCAGCACCTCCTCAAG CACCACGGCGGGGCCCGAGTGGACATCTACGAGAAGCTGCCTGTTCCCTTCGGGCTCGTCCGTTTTGGGGTGGCCCCAGACCACCCCGAAGTGAAG AACGTGATCAACACCTTCACGCAGACGGCGCGCTCGGAGCGCTGTGCCTACTACGGAAACGTCACCGTGGGGAGGGACGTCACGGTGGCAGAGCTGCGGCAGGCGTACCACGCCGTGGTGCTG AGTTACGGTGCTGAAGACAACCGGGTGCTGGGGATCCCAGGGGAGAACCTCTCCGGCGTTTATTCGGCCCGAGAGTTCGTGGGCTGGTACAACGGGCTGCCCGAGAACCGGGAT CTGAAGCCCGACCTGAGCTGCGAGACGGCGCTGGTTCTGGGTCACGGCAACGTGGCGCTGGATATCGCCCGGATCCTCCTGTCCCCGCTGGGTCTCCTCAGG AAGACAGACATCACTGACGGCTCCCTGGCAGCTCTCGCCTGCAGCAAGGTGAAGCGTGTCTGGCTGGTTGGGAGGAGGGGACCTCTCCAAGTGGCCTTCACTATCAAG GAGCTGCGGGAGATGATAAACCTGCCTGGTGCCAGACCTGTCCTGAACCCTGCTGACTTCACAGGCCTTGAAAATGCTATTAAAG ATGCCCCTAGGCCCAGGAAGCGATTGACTGAACTGATGATCAAAACAGCCCTGGAGAAGCCTGGGGAGAAGACGACGGAggcgcaggcagcagccccccgggagTGGGGGCTGAAGTTCCAGCGCAGTCCCCAGGAGGTGCTGCCCACCGCTGACGGGAGGCGGGCGAGGGGCGTCCGCATGGCCCTGACCCGCCTGGAG GGCTCGGGTGACTCTGCCAAAGCCATCCCCACCGGAGACGTGGAGGAGCTGGAGTGCGGGCTGGTGCTCAGCAGCATTGGCTACCGGAGCCTGCCCCTGGACCCGGCAGTGCCCTTCGACACCCAGCGCGGCGTGGTCCCCAACAGCTCGGGCAGAGTGGAGGGTGTCCCAG GTCTGTACTGCAGCGGGTGGGTGAAGAGAGGACCCACGGGCGTGATCATCACCACCATGAACGACAGCTTTGACACTGCCCAGTCTGTGCTGGAGGATCTCCAGGCGGGCGTGCTGGACCTGTCCGCCTCCAGAGAAGGCTTTGGGGCCGTGGAGAGCATCCTGCACAGCCGAG GGGTCCGTCCCGTTTCCTTCTCGGACTGGGAGAAGATAGATGCCGCTGAGGTGGCGAGAGGCAAAGCTGCCGGCAAACCCCGAGAGAAGATAGTGGATCCTCAGGAGATGCTGCGGCTGATCGGTCACTGA
- the FADS6 gene encoding fatty acid desaturase 6: MMLEDGDPVRWRGQRVNGEVSGAPRLGGTGDPPPWGMPVLDGSRTEAMAEGCEPGPALGDRDVTPGGTPQRGRQEPGQHEEALMAELSELVRKVVKSSSWWERHGVDISILACSFLLLPAGFLCLRSAQAIPFLVGVLTLGVVHHTLTVKGSHLASHNALTESKSWGKVWAIFFIELCSAFTAEQATYNHVKIHHGYTNVIGLGDSSTWKLPFLNRYVYMFIAPLAVPIITPLVALDLLRNVEWKAALRTLCCMFLGLYCHYWLLLHVSGFQSPWSALLCMLLTRSLLAHPYIHVNIFQHIGLPMFAADRKPKRIHLMSLGVLNLPRNALLDWSFGHSLISCHVEHHLFPSLSDNMCLKIKPVVSQYLKQKKLPYNEDTYTSRLRLFLQRYEELMVHAPPITELVGIQ, encoded by the exons ATGATGCTGGAGGACGGGGACCCGGTGAGGTGGAGGGGACAGCGGGTCAATGGCGAGGTCAGCGGTGCCCCCCGACTTGGGGGGACCGGGGATCCCCCACCCTGGGGCATGCCAGTGCTCGATGGCAGCAGGACGGAGGCGATGGCGGAGGGCTGCGAGCCGGGGCCAGCGCTGGGTGACAGGGACGTGACCCCTGGGGGGACCCCGCAGCGAGGACGGCAGGAGCCAGGGCAACATGAGGAAGCCCTGATGGCCGAGCTCTCGGAGCTGGTGCGGAAGGTggtgaagagcagcagctggtgggagcGGCACGGCGTGGACATCAGCATCCTCGCCTGCAGCTTCCTCCTGCTCCCGGCAG GGTTCCTGTGCCTGCGGTCAGCCCAGGCCATCCCTTTCCTGGTGGGTGTCCTCACCCTCGGCGTGGTGCATCACACCCTGACTGTGAAGGGCAGCCACTTGGCCAGCCACAACGCCTTGACTGAGTCCAAGTCCTGGGGCAAAGTGTGGGCCATCTTCTTCATCGag ctctgctcagcattCACGGCTGAGCAGGCCACCTACAACCACGTGAAGATCCACCATGGCTACACCAATGTCATCGGCCTGGGGGACTCCAGCACCTGGAAGCTTCCTTTCCTGAACCGCTACGTCTACATGTTCATCGCACCTCTCGCGGTGCCCATCATAACCCCGCTGGTTGCTCTCG ATTTGTTGAGGAACGTGGAGTGGAAAGCAGCTCTCCGGACCCTCTGCTGCATGTTTCTGGGTCTTTACTGCCATTACTGGCTGCTGCTCCACGTCTCGGGCTTCCAGTCGCCGTGGTCCGCCCTGCTCTGCATGCTGCTCACCCGCTCCCTCCTGGCCCATCCCTACATCCACGTCAACATATTCCAG CACATCGGCCTCCCCATGTTTGCGGCCGATCGGAAACCCAAGCGGATCCACCTCATGAGCCTGGGCGTCCTCAACCTGCCCCGCAACGCCCTGCTCGACTGGTCCTTCGGCCACTCGCTCATCAGCTGCCACGTGGAGCATCACCTCTTCCCCAGCCTCTCCGACAACATGTGCCTGAAG ATCAAACCCGTCGTCTCCCAGTacctgaagcagaagaagctgcCTTACAACGAGGACACCTACACCTCCAGGCTCCGGCTCTTCCTGCAGAGATACGAGGAGCTGATGGTCCACGCTCCTCCCATAACGGAGCTGGTGGGCATCCAGTGA
- the FDXR gene encoding NADPH:adrenodoxin oxidoreductase, mitochondrial isoform X2, which translates to MGPGGACWRGGGVPGGLQRWLSSAGPAPRLCVVGSGPAGFYTAQHLLKHHGGARVDIYEKLPVPFGLVRFGVAPDHPEVKNVINTFTQTARSERCAYYGNVTVGRDVTVAELRQAYHAVVLSYGAEDNRVLGIPGENLSGVYSAREFVGWYNGLPENRDLKPDLSCETALVLGHGNVALDIARILLSPLGLLRKTDITDGSLAALACSKVKRVWLVGRRGPLQVAFTIKELREMINLPGARPVLNPADFTGLENAIKDAPRPRKRLTELMIKTALEKPGEKTTEAQAAAPREWGLKFQRSPQEVLPTADGRRARGVRMALTRLEGSGDSAKAIPTGDVEELECGLVLSSIGYRSLPLDPAVPFDTQRGVVPNSSGRVEGVPGLYCSGWVKRGPTGVIITTMNDSFDTAQSVLEDLQAGVLDLSASREGFGAVESILHSRGVRPVSFSDWEKIDAAEVARGKAAGKPREKIVDPQEMLRLIGH; encoded by the exons atGGGACCGGGAGGCGCGTGCTGGAGGGGCGGTGGCGTCCCGGGCG gtcTCCAGCGGTGGCTGTCCTCGGCCGGGCCGGCTCCTCGCCTCTGCGTGGTGGGCAGCGGGCCCGCGGGCTTCTACACGGCTCAGCACCTCCTCAAG CACCACGGCGGGGCCCGAGTGGACATCTACGAGAAGCTGCCTGTTCCCTTCGGGCTCGTCCGTTTTGGGGTGGCCCCAGACCACCCCGAAGTGAAG AACGTGATCAACACCTTCACGCAGACGGCGCGCTCGGAGCGCTGTGCCTACTACGGAAACGTCACCGTGGGGAGGGACGTCACGGTGGCAGAGCTGCGGCAGGCGTACCACGCCGTGGTGCTG AGTTACGGTGCTGAAGACAACCGGGTGCTGGGGATCCCAGGGGAGAACCTCTCCGGCGTTTATTCGGCCCGAGAGTTCGTGGGCTGGTACAACGGGCTGCCCGAGAACCGGGAT CTGAAGCCCGACCTGAGCTGCGAGACGGCGCTGGTTCTGGGTCACGGCAACGTGGCGCTGGATATCGCCCGGATCCTCCTGTCCCCGCTGGGTCTCCTCAGG AAGACAGACATCACTGACGGCTCCCTGGCAGCTCTCGCCTGCAGCAAGGTGAAGCGTGTCTGGCTGGTTGGGAGGAGGGGACCTCTCCAAGTGGCCTTCACTATCAAG GAGCTGCGGGAGATGATAAACCTGCCTGGTGCCAGACCTGTCCTGAACCCTGCTGACTTCACAGGCCTTGAAAATGCTATTAAAG ATGCCCCTAGGCCCAGGAAGCGATTGACTGAACTGATGATCAAAACAGCCCTGGAGAAGCCTGGGGAGAAGACGACGGAggcgcaggcagcagccccccgggagTGGGGGCTGAAGTTCCAGCGCAGTCCCCAGGAGGTGCTGCCCACCGCTGACGGGAGGCGGGCGAGGGGCGTCCGCATGGCCCTGACCCGCCTGGAG GGCTCGGGTGACTCTGCCAAAGCCATCCCCACCGGAGACGTGGAGGAGCTGGAGTGCGGGCTGGTGCTCAGCAGCATTGGCTACCGGAGCCTGCCCCTGGACCCGGCAGTGCCCTTCGACACCCAGCGCGGCGTGGTCCCCAACAGCTCGGGCAGAGTGGAGGGTGTCCCAG GTCTGTACTGCAGCGGGTGGGTGAAGAGAGGACCCACGGGCGTGATCATCACCACCATGAACGACAGCTTTGACACTGCCCAGTCTGTGCTGGAGGATCTCCAGGCGGGCGTGCTGGACCTGTCCGCCTCCAGAGAAGGCTTTGGGGCCGTGGAGAGCATCCTGCACAGCCGAG GGGTCCGTCCCGTTTCCTTCTCGGACTGGGAGAAGATAGATGCCGCTGAGGTGGCGAGAGGCAAAGCTGCCGGCAAACCCCGAGAGAAGATAGTGGATCCTCAGGAGATGCTGCGGCTGATCGGTCACTGA